A section of the Pseudomonas sp. Q1-7 genome encodes:
- the aotP gene encoding arginine/ornithine transport ATP-binding protein AotP: MYKLEVQDLHKRYGSHEVLKGVSLAAKAGDVISIIGSSGSGKSTFLRCINMLEQPHGGKILLNGEELKLVANKDGGLKAADAKQLQRMRSRLAMVFQHFNLWSHMSALENVIEAPVHVLGVPKKEAIEKAEHYLAKVGVAHRKDAYPAHMSGGEQQRVAIARALAMEPEVMLFDEPTSALDPELVGEVLKVMKDLAVEGRTMVVVTHEMGFAREVSNQLVFLHKGLVEERGCPKEVLANPQSDRLKQFLSGSLK, encoded by the coding sequence ATGTACAAACTGGAAGTCCAAGATCTGCACAAGCGCTACGGCAGCCACGAAGTGCTCAAGGGCGTGTCCCTGGCAGCCAAGGCCGGCGACGTCATCAGCATCATCGGCTCGAGCGGCTCGGGCAAGAGTACTTTCCTGCGCTGCATCAACATGCTGGAGCAGCCCCACGGCGGCAAGATCCTGCTCAATGGCGAGGAGCTGAAGCTGGTGGCGAACAAGGACGGTGGCCTCAAGGCGGCCGATGCCAAGCAGCTGCAGCGCATGCGTTCGCGCCTGGCCATGGTGTTCCAGCACTTCAACCTCTGGTCGCACATGAGTGCCCTGGAAAACGTCATCGAGGCGCCGGTGCATGTGCTCGGAGTGCCGAAGAAAGAAGCCATCGAAAAGGCCGAGCACTACCTGGCGAAGGTGGGGGTGGCCCATCGCAAGGACGCCTACCCGGCGCACATGTCCGGCGGTGAGCAGCAGCGCGTGGCCATTGCCCGCGCCCTGGCCATGGAGCCGGAGGTGATGCTGTTCGACGAACCGACTTCGGCCCTGGACCCCGAACTGGTCGGCGAAGTGCTCAAGGTGATGAAGGACCTGGCCGTGGAAGGCCGCACCATGGTGGTGGTGACCCACGAAATGGGCTTTGCCCGCGAGGTGTCCAACCAGTTGGTGTTCCTCCACAAGGGGCTGGTGGAGGAGCGCGGTTGCCCGAAGGAAGTGCTGGCCAACCCGCAGTCCGATCGCCTCAAACAGTTCCTTTCCGGCAGCCTGAAGTGA
- the argR gene encoding transcriptional regulator ArgR: MTAHRIAFLLWPGTKALTLALAEEALRVAQRLHPDVVYEMSFLQAEPAAEGAWRLPGEPWAGKLEGQQRLFLVADEPPAQLSPALSAAIKQCVRGGCVVGGLSAGVYPLAQLGLLDGYRAAVHWRWQDDFTERFPKVIATSHLFDWDRDRLTACGGLAVLDLLLAVLARDHGAELAGAVSEELVVERIREGGERQRIPLQNRLGSSHPKLTQAVLLMEANIEEPLTTDEIAQHVCVSRRQLERIFKQYLNRVPSQYYLELRLNKARQMLMQTSKSIIQIGLSCGFSSGPHFSSAYRNFFGVTPREDRNQRRGSSPFEAQQQPAAVAERG, translated from the coding sequence ATGACTGCCCATCGAATTGCCTTTCTCCTCTGGCCTGGTACCAAGGCGCTGACCCTGGCGCTGGCCGAGGAAGCCCTGCGCGTTGCCCAGCGACTGCATCCGGACGTGGTCTACGAGATGTCTTTCCTGCAGGCCGAGCCGGCCGCCGAGGGCGCCTGGCGCCTGCCCGGCGAACCCTGGGCCGGCAAGCTGGAAGGCCAGCAGCGCTTGTTCCTGGTGGCTGACGAGCCGCCAGCGCAGCTGTCGCCGGCGCTTTCTGCCGCGATCAAGCAATGCGTGCGTGGCGGTTGCGTGGTCGGCGGCCTCTCCGCGGGCGTCTACCCCTTGGCGCAACTCGGCCTGCTGGACGGTTATCGCGCGGCGGTGCACTGGCGTTGGCAGGACGACTTCACCGAACGCTTCCCCAAGGTGATCGCCACCAGCCACCTGTTCGACTGGGACCGCGATCGCCTCACGGCTTGCGGCGGTCTGGCGGTGCTCGACCTGCTGCTGGCGGTGCTGGCCCGCGACCATGGCGCGGAACTGGCCGGAGCGGTGTCCGAGGAGCTGGTGGTGGAGCGCATCCGCGAGGGTGGTGAGCGCCAGCGCATCCCGCTGCAGAACCGGCTCGGCTCCAGCCATCCCAAGCTGACCCAGGCCGTGCTGTTGATGGAGGCGAACATCGAAGAGCCGCTGACCACCGACGAGATCGCCCAGCACGTCTGCGTATCCCGTCGTCAGCTGGAGCGCATCTTCAAGCAGTACCTCAATCGCGTGCCCAGCCAGTACTACCTGGAGTTGCGCCTGAACAAGGCGCGGCAGATGCTGATGCAGACCAGCAAGTCGATCATCCAGATCGGCCTGTCCTGCGGCTTCTCCTCCGGCCCGCACTTCTCCAGCGCCTACCGCAACTTCTTCGGCGTCACCCCCCGCGAAGACCGCAACCAGCGCCGCGGCTCCAGTCCCTTCGAAGCCCAGCAGCAGCCGGCGGCGGTGGCCGAGCGGGGGTGA
- a CDS encoding ABC transporter substrate-binding protein, which translates to MKKIALLGAMALSLLSPLVAMADDKPLRIGIEAAYPPFAYKTPDGKITGFDYDIGNALCEEMKVECKWIEQEFDGLIPALKVRKFDAVLSSMTITEERLKSVDFTGKYYHTPARLAMKEGAVINDPLADLKGKKVGVQRASIYDRYATEVFAPAGVEVVRYSSQNEIFLDMSAGRLDATLADVVNIDDGFLKTDAGKGFALVGPAFTEKKYFGEGAGIAVRKGDKALAEKINAAIAAIRANGKYKEVQDKYFAFDVYGE; encoded by the coding sequence ATGAAGAAGATTGCACTTCTCGGCGCCATGGCGCTGTCCCTGTTGTCGCCGCTGGTCGCCATGGCGGACGACAAGCCCCTGCGTATCGGTATCGAAGCGGCGTATCCGCCCTTCGCCTACAAGACGCCCGACGGCAAGATCACCGGCTTCGACTACGACATCGGCAATGCCCTGTGCGAAGAGATGAAGGTCGAGTGCAAGTGGATCGAACAGGAGTTCGATGGACTGATCCCGGCCCTGAAAGTGCGCAAGTTCGACGCGGTATTGTCGTCCATGACCATCACCGAAGAGCGCCTGAAGTCCGTAGATTTCACCGGCAAGTACTACCACACCCCCGCGCGCCTCGCGATGAAGGAAGGCGCCGTCATCAATGACCCGCTGGCTGACCTGAAGGGCAAGAAAGTCGGCGTGCAGCGCGCGTCCATCTACGATCGCTACGCCACCGAAGTGTTCGCACCGGCAGGTGTGGAAGTGGTGCGCTACAGCTCGCAGAACGAAATTTTCCTCGACATGTCCGCCGGCCGTCTCGACGCCACCCTGGCGGACGTGGTCAACATCGACGATGGCTTCCTCAAGACCGACGCCGGCAAGGGCTTCGCCCTGGTAGGCCCGGCCTTCACCGAGAAGAAGTACTTCGGCGAAGGCGCCGGTATCGCCGTGCGCAAGGGCGACAAGGCCCTGGCCGAGAAGATCAATGCCGCCATCGCTGCCATTCGTGCCAATGGCAAGTACAAGGAAGTACAGGACAAGTACTTCGCCTTCGACGTCTACGGCGAGTAA
- a CDS encoding succinylglutamate desuccinylase/aspartoacylase family protein, whose product MERIDHELPWGCLGTRRQLTVFRFGGGARKAYIQASLHADELPGMRVAVELKHRLRELEEQGLLNGLVELVPVANPIGLGQLIQATQQGRFELGSGKNFNRDFADLADLVADRLVGRLGVDAAANVALIRQAMGEALDALPPAGSELDGLQRLLLRQACDADLVLDLHCDFEAAVHLYCTPQHWADLRSLAARLEAGAVLTAEDSGGSSFDESCSLPWLRLAQRFPGASIPPACVAATVELGSMADTDKPLAEARAEAILAYLADQGLIAGQWPAAPQACCEATPFEGAEYLYAPHAGVVSFLQPAGAKVKAGDALFEVIDPLEDRHAVVRASVDGVLFARERMRFAQPGLWLAKVAGREPIRQGRLLSD is encoded by the coding sequence ATGGAGCGAATCGATCACGAACTGCCCTGGGGTTGCCTCGGAACTCGTCGCCAACTGACGGTATTCCGTTTCGGTGGCGGTGCACGTAAGGCCTATATCCAGGCCTCCCTGCACGCCGACGAACTGCCGGGCATGCGCGTTGCCGTGGAACTCAAGCACCGACTGCGCGAGCTGGAAGAGCAGGGTCTCCTGAACGGCCTGGTCGAACTGGTGCCGGTGGCCAACCCCATCGGGCTCGGTCAACTGATCCAGGCCACCCAGCAGGGGCGCTTCGAGCTGGGCAGTGGGAAGAACTTCAACCGTGACTTCGCCGATCTGGCCGACCTGGTGGCCGATCGTCTGGTCGGGCGCCTGGGGGTCGATGCCGCCGCCAACGTGGCGCTGATCCGCCAGGCCATGGGCGAGGCCCTGGACGCCCTGCCGCCGGCCGGCTCCGAGCTGGACGGCCTGCAGCGCCTGCTGCTGCGGCAGGCCTGCGACGCCGACCTGGTGCTCGACCTGCATTGCGATTTCGAGGCGGCGGTGCACCTCTACTGCACGCCCCAGCACTGGGCCGACCTGCGTTCGCTGGCGGCGCGCCTGGAGGCTGGTGCGGTGCTGACCGCCGAAGACTCCGGCGGCAGCTCCTTCGACGAATCCTGCTCGCTGCCCTGGTTGCGCCTGGCGCAACGCTTTCCCGGGGCGTCGATTCCCCCGGCTTGCGTGGCAGCCACCGTGGAACTGGGCAGCATGGCCGATACCGACAAGCCGCTGGCCGAGGCCCGCGCCGAAGCCATCCTGGCCTACCTCGCCGACCAGGGCCTGATTGCCGGGCAGTGGCCGGCGGCACCGCAGGCTTGCTGCGAGGCCACACCTTTCGAGGGCGCCGAGTACCTCTACGCGCCGCATGCCGGCGTGGTCAGCTTCCTGCAGCCCGCCGGGGCGAAGGTGAAGGCGGGCGATGCGCTGTTCGAGGTGATCGATCCGCTGGAGGACCGCCATGCCGTGGTGCGCGCTTCGGTGGACGGCGTGCTGTTCGCGCGTGAGCGGATGCGCTTTGCGCAACCTGGACTTTGGCTGGCCAAGGTGGCCGGCCGTGAACCCATTCGTCAGGGACGCCTGCTGAGCGACTGA
- the aruF gene encoding arginine/ornithine succinyltransferase subunit alpha — MLVMRPAQMADLAEVQRLAADSPVGVTSLPDDAQVLAEKIAASEASFSAEVSFNGEESYFFVLEDSATGRLAGCSAIVASAGFSEPFYSFRNETFVHASRELKIHNKIHVLSLCHDLTGNSLLTSFYVERDLVSTPVAELNSRGRLLFMASNPERFADAVVVEIVGYSDEHGESPFWDAVGRNFFDLNYTEAERLSGLKSRTFLAELMPHYPIYVPLLPDAAQESMGQVHPRAQITFDILMREGFETDNYIDIFDGGPTLHARTSSIRSIAQSRLVPVKLGEQGNGGRQYLVCNGQLQDFRAIVADLDWVPGKPVVLGAEAAEALGVGEGASVRLIAV; from the coding sequence ATGCTGGTGATGCGCCCCGCGCAAATGGCCGACCTCGCTGAAGTCCAGCGCCTGGCTGCGGATAGCCCCGTCGGCGTCACTTCGTTGCCGGACGATGCCCAGGTGCTGGCCGAGAAGATCGCCGCATCCGAGGCATCCTTTTCTGCCGAGGTGAGTTTCAATGGCGAGGAAAGCTATTTCTTCGTCCTCGAAGACAGCGCCACCGGTCGCCTGGCCGGCTGCTCGGCGATCGTCGCCTCCGCCGGCTTCTCCGAGCCCTTCTACAGCTTCCGCAACGAGACCTTCGTGCATGCCTCACGGGAGCTGAAGATCCACAACAAGATCCATGTCCTGTCGCTTTGCCACGACCTCACCGGCAACAGCCTGCTGACCAGCTTCTACGTCGAGCGCGACCTGGTGAGCACCCCGGTCGCCGAACTCAACTCCCGTGGCCGCCTGCTGTTCATGGCGAGCAACCCCGAGCGTTTTGCCGACGCGGTGGTGGTGGAGATCGTCGGCTACAGCGACGAGCACGGCGAGTCGCCGTTCTGGGATGCCGTGGGGCGCAACTTCTTCGACCTCAACTACACCGAGGCCGAGCGCCTGTCGGGCCTGAAGAGCCGTACCTTCCTCGCCGAGCTGATGCCGCATTACCCGATCTATGTGCCGCTGCTGCCGGACGCAGCCCAGGAATCCATGGGCCAGGTGCACCCGCGCGCGCAGATCACCTTCGACATCCTGATGCGCGAAGGCTTCGAGACCGACAACTACATCGACATCTTCGACGGCGGCCCGACCCTCCATGCCCGCACTTCGAGCATCCGCTCCATCGCCCAGAGCCGTTTAGTCCCGGTGAAGCTTGGCGAGCAGGGCAATGGTGGTCGCCAGTACCTGGTGTGCAACGGCCAGTTGCAGGATTTCCGCGCCATAGTCGCCGACCTCGACTGGGTGCCCGGCAAGCCCGTGGTGCTTGGCGCAGAAGCCGCCGAAGCCCTGGGTGTCGGTGAAGGTGCCAGCGTGCGCTTGATCGCGGTTTGA
- a CDS encoding aspartate aminotransferase family protein: MSVEHAQVERADFDKVMVPNYAPAAFIPVRGEGSRVWDQSGRELIDFAGGIAVNSLGHAHPALVKALTEQANKIWHVSNVFTNEPALRLAKKLVDATFAERVFLANSGAEANEAAFKLARRYAHEVYGPQKHEIISATNSFHGRTLFTVTVGGQPKYSDGFGPKMEGIAHVPYNDLEALKAAISDKTCAVVLEPVQGEGGVLPADKAYLEGARKLCDEHNALLIFDEVQSGMGRTGHLFAYQHYGVTPDILSSAKSLGGGFPIGAMLTTTEIAKHLSVGTHGTTYGGNPLASAVAEAVLDVINTPEVLSGINAKHDRFKTRLEAIGAKYGIFSEVRGLGLLIGAVLSDAWKGKAKDVLNAAEREAVMVLQASPDVVRFAPSLVIPDADIDEGLDRFERAVAKLNQA, encoded by the coding sequence ATGTCCGTTGAGCATGCGCAGGTCGAGCGCGCCGATTTCGACAAGGTGATGGTTCCCAACTATGCCCCCGCCGCTTTCATTCCGGTGCGTGGCGAAGGTTCTCGCGTCTGGGACCAGTCTGGTCGCGAGCTGATCGATTTCGCCGGCGGCATCGCAGTGAACTCCCTGGGCCATGCGCACCCGGCGCTGGTCAAGGCGCTGACCGAGCAGGCCAACAAGATCTGGCACGTGTCCAACGTCTTTACCAACGAGCCGGCCCTGCGCCTGGCCAAGAAACTGGTGGACGCCACCTTTGCCGAGCGGGTGTTCCTCGCCAACTCCGGCGCCGAGGCCAACGAAGCGGCCTTCAAGCTGGCCCGCCGTTACGCCCATGAAGTCTATGGCCCGCAGAAGCACGAGATCATCTCGGCCACCAACAGCTTCCACGGCCGTACCCTGTTCACCGTGACTGTCGGCGGCCAGCCGAAGTACTCCGACGGCTTCGGTCCGAAAATGGAAGGCATCGCCCACGTGCCTTACAACGACCTGGAAGCCCTCAAGGCGGCTATCTCCGACAAGACCTGTGCGGTCGTCCTGGAGCCCGTGCAGGGCGAAGGCGGTGTGCTGCCGGCGGACAAGGCCTACCTGGAAGGCGCCCGCAAACTGTGCGACGAGCACAACGCCCTGCTGATCTTCGACGAGGTGCAGAGCGGCATGGGGCGGACCGGTCACCTGTTCGCCTACCAGCACTACGGCGTGACCCCGGACATCCTCTCCAGTGCCAAGAGCCTGGGCGGTGGCTTCCCCATCGGCGCCATGCTGACCACCACCGAGATCGCCAAGCACCTGTCCGTGGGCACCCACGGCACCACCTATGGCGGTAACCCGCTGGCCAGCGCCGTGGCGGAAGCCGTGCTGGACGTGATCAACACGCCGGAAGTCCTGAGCGGCATCAACGCCAAGCACGACCGTTTCAAGACCCGTCTCGAAGCGATCGGCGCCAAGTACGGCATCTTCAGTGAAGTGCGCGGCCTCGGTCTGTTGATCGGCGCCGTCCTTTCCGATGCCTGGAAGGGCAAGGCCAAGGACGTGCTGAACGCCGCCGAGCGGGAGGCCGTGATGGTCCTGCAGGCCAGCCCGGACGTGGTGCGCTTCGCCCCCAGCCTGGTGATTCCGGATGCGGACATCGACGAAGGCCTGGATCGCTTCGAGCGCGCCGTTGCCAAGCTGAACCAGGCGTAA
- a CDS encoding ABC transporter permease, with translation MIFDYNVIWESLPLYFGGVLVTLKLLAISLVLGLTAAVPLALMRVSRQPWVNFPAWLYTYVIRGTPMLVQLFLIYYGLAQFEAVRESALWPYLSNATFCACLAFAINTSAYTAEILAGSIKATPHGEIEAAKAMGMSRAKLYRRILLPSALRRALPQYSNEVIMMLHTTSLASIVTLIDITGAARTVNSQYYLPFEAFITAGAFYLCLTFILVRLFKAAERRYLAYLAPRKA, from the coding sequence ATGATCTTCGACTACAACGTGATCTGGGAGAGCCTGCCGCTCTACTTCGGCGGCGTGCTGGTGACCCTCAAGCTCCTGGCGATTTCCCTGGTCCTCGGCCTGACCGCGGCCGTGCCGCTGGCGCTGATGCGTGTGTCCAGGCAGCCCTGGGTGAATTTCCCGGCCTGGCTCTACACCTACGTGATCCGCGGCACCCCGATGCTGGTGCAGCTGTTCCTCATCTATTACGGCCTGGCCCAGTTCGAAGCCGTGCGTGAAAGTGCACTGTGGCCCTACCTGTCCAACGCGACCTTCTGCGCCTGCCTGGCCTTCGCCATCAACACCAGCGCGTACACCGCGGAAATCCTCGCCGGCAGCATCAAGGCCACGCCTCATGGCGAGATCGAGGCGGCCAAGGCCATGGGCATGTCCCGCGCCAAGCTCTACCGCCGCATCCTGCTGCCCTCGGCCCTGCGCCGCGCGCTGCCGCAGTACAGCAACGAAGTCATCATGATGCTGCACACCACGAGTCTGGCGTCCATTGTTACCCTGATCGATATCACTGGCGCCGCGCGCACCGTGAACTCGCAGTACTACCTGCCGTTCGAGGCCTTCATTACCGCCGGTGCGTTCTATCTGTGCCTGACCTTTATCCTGGTACGCCTGTTCAAGGCCGCCGAACGCCGCTACCTGGCCTACCTGGCCCCGCGCAAGGCCTGA
- the astA gene encoding arginine N-succinyltransferase — protein MIVRPVRSADLPALIDLARSTGAGLTTLPANEERLAHRVGWAEKAFSGEAERADADYLFVLEDDHGAVVGISAVAGAVGLREPWYNYRVGLTVSASQELHIHRQIPTLFLANDLTGNSELCSLFLHAGHRNGLNGRLLSKARFLFIAEFPELFGDKVIAEMRGMSDEQGVSPFWESLGRHFFKMEFSRADYLTGVGNKAFIAELMPKFPLYTCFLSEAARNVIGRVHTDTEPALAMLKGEGFSYQGYVDIFDAGPAIECETAKIRAVRDSQNLVLAVGTPGDDATPFLIHNRKREDCRITAAPARLAAGTLVVDALTAKRLKLSAGASVRAVPLSAKESV, from the coding sequence ATGATCGTTCGTCCCGTACGCAGCGCCGATTTACCGGCCCTGATCGACCTCGCGCGCAGCACCGGCGCAGGCCTGACCACGCTGCCGGCCAATGAGGAGCGCCTGGCGCATCGCGTCGGCTGGGCGGAGAAGGCATTCAGTGGCGAGGCCGAACGCGCCGATGCGGACTACCTGTTCGTCCTCGAGGACGACCACGGCGCCGTCGTCGGCATTTCCGCCGTAGCCGGCGCCGTGGGGCTGCGCGAACCCTGGTACAACTACCGGGTCGGCCTGACCGTCAGCGCCTCCCAGGAGCTGCACATCCACCGGCAGATTCCTACCCTGTTCCTGGCCAACGACCTGACCGGCAACTCCGAGCTCTGCTCGCTGTTCCTCCATGCCGGCCACCGTAACGGCCTCAACGGTCGGTTGTTGTCCAAGGCACGCTTCCTGTTCATCGCCGAGTTCCCCGAGCTGTTCGGCGACAAGGTGATCGCCGAGATGCGCGGCATGTCCGACGAGCAGGGTGTTTCGCCGTTCTGGGAAAGCCTCGGCCGGCACTTCTTCAAGATGGAGTTCTCCCGCGCCGACTACCTCACCGGCGTCGGCAACAAGGCCTTCATCGCCGAACTGATGCCCAAGTTCCCGCTCTACACCTGCTTCCTCTCCGAAGCGGCGCGCAACGTCATCGGTCGGGTGCACACCGACACCGAGCCGGCGCTGGCCATGCTCAAGGGCGAGGGTTTCAGCTACCAGGGCTATGTCGACATCTTCGACGCCGGCCCGGCCATCGAATGCGAGACGGCGAAGATCCGTGCCGTGCGCGACAGCCAGAACCTGGTGCTGGCGGTCGGCACGCCGGGCGACGATGCCACGCCCTTCCTGATCCATAACCGCAAGCGCGAAGACTGCCGCATCACCGCCGCGCCGGCCCGTCTGGCGGCCGGCACCCTGGTGGTGGACGCGCTGACCGCCAAGCGCCTGAAACTCTCCGCCGGCGCCTCGGTCCGTGCCGTGCCGCTGTCGGCCAAGGAGTCCGTATAA
- a CDS encoding ABC transporter permease has product MLNGYGSTILEGAWLTLLLALSSITLAVILGLIGAAFRLSPVKWVALLGETYATVIRGIPDLVLILLIFYGGQQLVNVVAPMVGYEDYVDLDPFWSGVFTLGFIFGAYLSETFRGAFMAIPKGQGEAGLAYGMSGTKVFFRILVPQMIRLAIPGFTNNWLVLTKATALISVVGLQDMMFKAKSAADATREPFTFYLAVAALYLVLTSVSLLALRYMERRYSAGIKAAEL; this is encoded by the coding sequence ATGCTCAACGGCTACGGCTCGACCATTCTCGAGGGCGCCTGGCTCACCCTGTTGCTGGCCCTTTCATCCATCACCCTGGCGGTGATACTCGGCCTGATCGGCGCGGCTTTCCGGCTCTCCCCGGTCAAGTGGGTGGCGCTGCTCGGCGAGACCTATGCCACGGTGATCCGGGGCATCCCGGACCTAGTGCTGATCCTGCTGATCTTCTACGGCGGTCAGCAACTGGTGAACGTGGTCGCGCCCATGGTCGGCTACGAGGACTATGTCGACCTCGATCCCTTCTGGTCGGGTGTCTTCACCCTCGGCTTCATCTTCGGTGCCTACCTCTCGGAAACCTTCCGTGGTGCCTTCATGGCGATTCCGAAAGGGCAGGGCGAGGCGGGCCTGGCCTATGGCATGAGCGGTACCAAGGTGTTCTTCCGCATCCTGGTGCCGCAGATGATCCGTCTGGCGATTCCCGGTTTCACCAACAACTGGCTGGTATTGACCAAGGCCACCGCGCTGATCTCGGTGGTCGGCCTGCAGGACATGATGTTCAAGGCCAAGAGCGCAGCGGACGCGACCCGTGAACCCTTCACTTTCTACCTCGCGGTTGCCGCGCTCTACCTGGTGCTGACCAGCGTCTCCCTGCTGGCGCTGCGCTACATGGAGCGACGCTACTCGGCGGGCATCAAGGCGGCTGAACTATGA
- the astD gene encoding succinylglutamate-semialdehyde dehydrogenase — protein sequence MSTHYIAGNWQAGQGEAFDSLNPVTQAVVWSGRGADAGQVDDAVKAARAAFPAWARRPLEERIAILEQFAVALRGRADELSRCIGEETGKPLWESATEVTSMVNKVAISIQSYRERTGEKSGPLADATAVLRHKPHGVVAVFGPYNFPGHLPNGHIVPALLAGNAVVFKPSELTPKVAELTVKCWVDAGLPAGVLNLVQGARETGIALAGNSGIDGLFFTGSSRTGNLLHQQFAGRPDKILALEMGGNNPLVVDQVQDVDAAVYTIIQSAFISAGQRCTCARRLLVPQGAWGDALLARLVTVAASIQVGAFDAQPAPFMGSVISLDAARHLIKAQDHLIAKGAKALLAMSQPLATAALLTPGILDVTTVAERPDEEFFGPLLQVIRYADFDAAIAEANATQYGLAAGLLSDSAERYQRFLIESRAGIVNWNKQLTGAASSAPFGGVGASGNHRASAYYAADYCAYPVASLESETLALPATLTPGVSL from the coding sequence ATGAGCACCCATTACATCGCCGGCAACTGGCAGGCAGGGCAGGGCGAAGCCTTCGATTCGCTGAACCCGGTGACCCAGGCGGTCGTCTGGTCGGGTCGCGGTGCCGACGCCGGCCAGGTGGATGATGCAGTCAAGGCTGCCCGTGCCGCCTTCCCGGCCTGGGCGCGCCGTCCGCTGGAGGAGCGCATCGCCATCCTCGAACAGTTCGCCGTGGCCCTGCGTGGCCGCGCCGACGAGCTGTCGCGCTGCATTGGCGAGGAAACCGGCAAGCCACTGTGGGAATCGGCCACCGAAGTGACCAGCATGGTCAACAAGGTCGCCATCTCCATCCAGAGCTACCGCGAGCGTACCGGTGAGAAGAGCGGCCCCCTGGCCGATGCCACTGCCGTGCTGCGCCACAAGCCCCACGGCGTGGTGGCGGTGTTCGGGCCTTACAACTTCCCCGGCCATTTGCCCAACGGCCATATCGTGCCGGCGCTGCTGGCCGGCAACGCGGTGGTGTTCAAACCCAGCGAGCTGACGCCGAAAGTCGCCGAGCTGACGGTGAAATGCTGGGTGGACGCCGGTCTGCCGGCCGGGGTGCTGAATCTGGTGCAGGGCGCCCGTGAAACCGGAATCGCCCTGGCCGGCAACAGCGGCATCGACGGCCTGTTCTTCACCGGTTCCAGCCGCACGGGCAACCTGCTTCACCAGCAGTTCGCCGGACGCCCGGACAAGATCCTCGCCCTGGAGATGGGCGGTAACAACCCGCTGGTGGTCGACCAGGTCCAGGACGTGGATGCCGCGGTCTACACCATCATCCAGTCCGCCTTCATTTCCGCCGGCCAGCGCTGCACCTGCGCGCGCCGCCTGTTGGTGCCGCAAGGTGCCTGGGGCGACGCCCTGCTGGCGCGCCTGGTGACGGTCGCCGCCAGCATCCAGGTCGGCGCCTTCGACGCCCAGCCCGCGCCTTTCATGGGCTCGGTCATCTCCCTGGACGCCGCCCGTCACCTGATCAAGGCCCAGGATCACCTGATCGCCAAGGGTGCCAAGGCCCTCCTGGCCATGTCCCAGCCGCTGGCGACGGCCGCGCTGCTGACGCCCGGCATCCTCGACGTGACTACGGTGGCCGAGCGTCCTGACGAAGAGTTCTTCGGCCCGCTGTTGCAGGTGATCCGCTACGCCGATTTCGACGCTGCCATCGCGGAGGCCAACGCGACGCAGTACGGCCTGGCTGCCGGCCTGCTCTCGGATTCGGCCGAGCGTTACCAGCGTTTCCTCATCGAAAGCCGCGCAGGAATCGTCAACTGGAACAAGCAGTTGACCGGTGCCGCCAGCAGTGCCCCCTTCGGTGGCGTCGGCGCGTCGGGGAACCATCGCGCCAGCGCGTACTACGCCGCGGACTACTGCGCCTATCCGGTGGCCTCGCTGGAAAGCGAAACCCTTGCCCTGCCTGCAACCCTTACTCCAGGAGTCAGCCTGTGA